In one Umezawaea sp. Da 62-37 genomic region, the following are encoded:
- a CDS encoding DUF2786 domain-containing protein has translation MTTIARTDQWSRCHRAARTEGVAAALTELATAVLPGLLPCGPAGHAIVPTAIAAGAARVWADGVTVDRGSAAEKALGVIELPGGDVELLRHQVRPGANGFSPAERAGWTLGLVWLRLGLSEELRETAMRYLNGRRTGNSTLLQQQMVKSTVADGLIEHLEVRAVLTGIGPGELPDTVLNHLHTQLTYADRALVKLLGASGYLAGGPGQVARVSELLAEAYCRPEV, from the coding sequence GTGACCACGATCGCGCGGACCGACCAGTGGTCGCGCTGCCACCGCGCCGCGCGCACCGAGGGCGTGGCCGCCGCGCTGACCGAACTCGCCACCGCGGTGCTGCCCGGCCTGCTGCCGTGCGGCCCCGCGGGGCACGCCATCGTGCCCACGGCCATCGCCGCGGGAGCGGCGCGGGTCTGGGCCGACGGCGTGACGGTGGACCGGGGCTCGGCCGCGGAGAAGGCGCTCGGCGTGATCGAGCTGCCTGGCGGTGACGTCGAACTCCTGCGGCACCAGGTCCGACCGGGCGCCAACGGGTTCTCGCCCGCCGAACGGGCGGGCTGGACGCTCGGACTGGTCTGGCTGCGGCTCGGCCTGTCCGAGGAGCTGCGCGAGACCGCCATGCGCTACCTCAACGGCAGGCGCACCGGGAACTCCACGCTGCTCCAGCAGCAGATGGTGAAGTCGACCGTCGCCGACGGCCTCATCGAGCACCTCGAGGTCCGCGCGGTGCTCACCGGGATCGGGCCCGGCGAACTGCCGGACACCGTCCTCAACCACCTGCACACCCAGCTCACCTACGCCGACCGCGCGCTGGTGAAACTGCTCGGTGCCAGCGGTTACCTGGCCGGTGGGCCGGGGCAGGTGGCACGCGTCTCGGAGCTGCTCGCCGAGGCCTACTGCCGTCCGGAGGTGTGA